From the genome of Halobacteriovorax marinus SJ:
GTTGTTGCTTGCGCTAGGTTTATTCTCGCTTCTGGCATTCCTATCTGGGCAACAGCATGTAAGCAAGCCGTGGCAACACTCAGTGCTGTCGGGTCTGCATTGCCAATATCTTCTGAAGCAAAAATGACAAGTCGTCTGGCTATAAAGACAGGGTCTTCGCCGCCATCAAGCATGACAGCGAGCCAAAGAATGGCGGAGTTAGGGTCACTGCCTCTCATACTTTTTATGAATGCAGAGATAACATCGTAGTGCCGATCTTTATTTCTATCGTACTCTCTCGCGTTTTCTAGAACCAGTGGTCTAATCGTCTCAAGACCTAGCTCTTCTCCCTTGGAAGCTAAGCTCTTTTCAATGACCTCTAAAATATTCAATGCATTTCTTGCGTCACCGTTAGAGTAGTCACCAATAAATTGAATCGCCTCTGTAGTGATTTTAATATCAAACTTCTTAGAAACATTTTCAATGATGTGTACAAGATTTTCTTCACTAAGTTTTTTAAGCTCAATAATTTGAACTCTTGAAAGGAGCGCCTTATTAACAGAGCTTCTTGGATTCTCAGTTGTGGCCCCAATAAACTTAAAGCTTCCTTGTTCAACATAGGGAAGGAGGGCATCTTGTTGGGCCTTATTGAAGCGGTGAATTTCATCCACAAAAATAATGGCCTCTCTTCCAAAGTCAGCTTTAGTTTGCAGAGCTGTCGTAATGAGTTTCTTTAGCTCATTTACTCCACCTAAGACTGCGTTGAAATTATATAATTCGCACTCACTATTTGCGGCGAGGATATGGGCCAAGGTTGTTTTACCTGTTCCTGGAGGCCCCCAAAGAATGAGACTTGGAAAATTCTTCTCTTTTAAGAACTTATAACGAGTGAAGATATGCTCTTGGCCAAAGTAGTTTTCGAAACTCTCTGGTCTGGCCCTAAAAGGGAGAGGCCCATGAGTAGTATCTCTATGTGCGTCATTTGTGGCGCTAGAAGTTGTTGAAAATAGGTCAGATTGAGAGTTTTGCTTATTATTTTCATTCATTTATTTACCCAACTATGGAAAACTATTGACTTTGTAACGGTTGCATCCTAACTTATGCATCTTATAAAAGCTAGACCCTGATTTGGGTCCAAGGCCTTCAGAAGAAGGTAATATCAAGCCGAAGAGGGGGTGATTTTCAAATGGCAAAAGACAAGAACTACTCAATTTATATTTCAATTGATGACAAACTTGGTGCAGAACGTTCTCTAAGAAAATTCAAGAGACTTTGCGAATCTTTTGGTGTTGTACGTGAGTACAGAAAGAGAAAAGAATTCAAGAAGCCTTCAATTCGTAGAATCGAAAAGCTTGAAGCAGCAGAGAAACGTAGAAACAAATCTGCAAGCAAGATGAGAAGAACATCTAAAATCTAGTTGAAATATGAGGCCCTCGAAAGAGGGCCTTTTTTTTACCTTCTTAAAATTAATTTTAAAATTGAATTCCAGCGGTTGTGCATAATATTTGTGACTTTCACTTTAGGCAGAGGGATGTCGTAATTACCCTTGGTCATATTCTTATGAAAGCTATTCCAATCGATATTGAGTCTTTCAAGATGAGCGAGAAGATATTCTTTATCGCTAGGAGTGAGAACTCTTTGTTCTAAAACTTTAATATAAGCAGACCAAACATTATCGAATTCAACTCTATACTTAAATGGAATGAGAATATTAATTTTTAAATCTAATAGCTCTAGCGAGTTATAGAGAAGACCTTCTATTTGGGAAGGACTTGAAGAGTATCTTTGAAAGTCTGTGGCCCTAAGCATTTTAAATTCATCAAAATGAGAATTAACTTTTGAATTAGAAAGTACTAACTCATCCATCAAATTTTTGTAGATCAGAGAGTCATTAATTCTCTTTGGTAGAATCTTAAAGTCTTCAATTTGCGAGTAGAGCTCTGACTCATAGAGTTTAAGTTTTCTTGAGAAGTCATTTATTTGGGTGACACAATTCTCTTTGGGAGTCGTATCTCTTGGGTCACATTCTTTAGTGAGCTCGGCGGACTCTAAGTAAAGTTGTCTTAAATTTCTTCTAAGAGAAATTATAGGAGCTGACTCGGGGGATACTTTCTTTAGAACATGAAAGTATTCGTTGATAATACTTCTGATTTGAGGTTTAGCGTATCGTCTAAAACTCTCGTTGCTCATCCTAATATCTGATTTCTTTATTGCATAGAAAGAGTACTGACCCATTGATGGATAGGAGAGTAGAAGAATTACTAGAAATAAAGCTGCCTTAATTGAAGTCATCAATTAATTGTCGGTGCAATATAGGCCTTTGTCAAAGTGAACTAAGCGGCAGTCTTATAGAGTGACTTAAATGGAGTTACCCAAGAGTCTTCGCTATAAGTGAAGTTCACAGAGATATTCTTTCTCTGTAAATTCTTATTGAGCTTCTTAGGAATTAACTCTGTAGGTGTATCGAGAAGTTCAAATGATACCCTTAAATCTTTTGGTATCTTTCCCATTGAGATAGCCGCTAAACAAATATAACTACCAAAATCTTGTGTTGTTACCTTAATCCACTTCTTAGAGTCGGGAAGTGCACTTACAAATTCATCTACATATTCGAGTAGGGTTTTTGAATCAAGTGAAAGGTATTGTTGAATGATTTTTCTATGGTCTAAGCTGAGTTCTCTTTTTTCTTCTTTGGTGAGTTTTAATTTTGAATGGGAACACATGAGGAAATCGCTAAAGGAGGCTTCTTTTTCTGGGAGATCAAAGTTTAAAAGGGTTTTTCTTTGATTTCCAGTGACAAGTTTAATTTGTCCCTTAAAAGGTTGCGAGCAGGCCATAATTTTCTCCAGGATTTATCCTCGTATAGACAATAGTGTATATCTATTCGGCAGCTTCTCACTCAATTTTAGTTTAAATTTCAAAAAAAATGCTCAAGTATCGAAAATTAGGAGGGAAAGAGTTCCCTCCTGATTATTTATTTATGCTCTAATTATGGACAGATTGAGGTTTTCACCTTCAATCTCATATTCTGTCCCTTCAATTGAATCTTTAGATGATAGAGAATTGGCAAGAGTTTCACCTGAAATATACTCAGTATGCTTCTCTATAGCGGCCTTAAGCTTATCACTTGCACTGAATTCGATATTAATTCTATCGTCAATATTGAGTCCTGAATCTTTTCTTTGTCTCTGAATTCTATTTACAACTTCTCTAGCAAGACCTTCCTCAAGAAGATCATCAGTAAGAACTACATCCATATCAATAGAGATAAATCTATTTGATAGGGCCTGAGTTCCTTCCTTGGCCTCTCTAAAGATATCGATATCTTCAGAAATAAGTTTCTCACCGTCTAAAGTAATACTTCCATCCTCTTCAAACTTTGCTAGCTCTTGAGCGCTTAGGGCCTGAATAAGTTTTCCAACTTGTCCCATTCTCTTTCCTAGCTTCTTACCAAGAACTTTGAAGTTTGGTTTTGCAAAGAGATTGATAAATTCATCTTCGTGAGTAGAGTATTTGATCTCTTTAATATTCAACTCAGTTTGAATATAAGTTTCAAGTTTTGCTATTTCATCCAAGAGCTCTTGGTCTTTATGAATGATTGTTAAGCTCGCAAGTGGAGTCTTAACTTTAATTTGAACTTGGTTTCTCTTTTGTCTTCCTAGGAGAATAAGCTGTTGCATTCTATCGACAGCATCTTCAAGCATTGGCTTAATCTTCTCTTCTTTTGCAACAGGGTAGTCACAAAGATGAACAGACTCCATCGTCTCATTTGCATTGAATTTCTTTAGTTCTGCATAAGTAAATTCAGATAGGAATGGAGCGAATGGCGCCATACACTTAGAAACTTCAGTGAGGACATAGTGAAGAGTAGAGTACGCTGCACACTTATCTTCATTGAGCCCTTCTCCCCAGAAGCGTGATCTGTTGAGGCGAATATACCAATTTGTTAAATCTTCAATAAAGTTAAAGAGGGCAGGAACGACGTTATATAATTTATAAGCCTCCATCTCTTTAGCAATATTTCTCTTCATTGTTTGAAGCTTAGAAACAACCCACTGATCGACAATATTGTCGCCTTCATTATAGTGCTCTGACACATTCCAACCGTCTACTTCAGCATATGTCTGGAAGAATTTAAATGCATTAAACCAAGGAAGAAGGGCACGTCTTACCATGTCCTTTACACCTGAGTCTGCAAATCGCTGCTCTTCTCCGCGCACAAGACCTGAGTTGATTAGATAGAGTCTTAGGGCATCTGCTCCGTACTCTTCCATCAAACTATCAGGTGGAGTGAAGTTTCTTAAACTCTTAGACATTTTCTTACCGTCTTCGGCCATTACAAGACCGTTTACGATAACGTTTTTAAATGCAGGCTTTTGAAAGAGAGAAGTTGAAAGCACTGTGAGGGTATAGAACCAACCTCTCGTTTGATCGAGTCCTTCCGCGATAAACTCAGCAGGGTAACCTTGATCAAAAACTTCTTTATTCTCAAATGGGTAGTGAAGTTGTGCGTATGGCATTGAACCAGACTCAAACCAGCAGTCAAAAACTTCTGTGATTCTCTTATATGTTCCTTCTTCACCTTGGATTGTAAATGTCACAGCATCTGCATGTTCACGGTGAAGATCTTCTAATTCAACTCCAGAGAGTTCTTTAAGCTCTTCAATTGAACCAACGCAAATACACTTATCTGTTACATCGTTCTTCCAAATAGGTAGTGGAGTTCCCCACACTCTATTTCTAGATACGGCCCAGTCTCTTGCTCCTTCAAGCCACTTACCAAATCTTCCGGCCTTAATATGTCCCGGTACCCAGTTAATCTGAGAGTTAGATTCAAGAAGTTTGCTTACATTCTCTTCTACTTTGATATACCAAGATGGGATAGACTTGTAGATTAGAGGAGTGTTTGACCTTGGACAAAATGGGTAACTATGCACGAGAACTGATTGCTCGTAGAGTTTTCCACTATCTTTTAAATCTTTAATGATTTGTTTATCGGCTTCTTTTACATGAACTCCACTATAAGGAGCTACTGTCGCCTTAAACTTTCCAGCGTCATCAACAGGGCAAACGATAGCTTCGATCCCGGCTTCTTTCATAATTCTATTATCGTCTTCACCAAACGCCGGAGCAGTATGAACAATACCTGTACCGTCTTCAGTTGTTACGTAGTCGTCATTTAGAATTTGAAACGCACCTTCTTCTTTGAACTCTTTAAAGAAGTCAAAGAGTGGTTCGTAGGTCATACCTTTAAGGGCAGAGCCTTTCATTTCTTCTACTACCGTTAAGTTTCTCTTCTTTGAGTAGTGCTCAAGGCGAGCCTTACCAAGGTAGATGAAAATATTCTTATCTTCGTCCTTCACTTTTACATAATCAATCTCTGGACCAACACATAGGCAGAGGTTTGAAGGAAGTGTCCAAGGTGTTGTTGTCCAAGCTGCGAAGAAAGTGTCTTCTTTGCCATCAACTTTAAAAAGAGCTGTGATCGCTGGGTCTTGAACGTCTTGGTAGTTAGACGATGCTTCAAAGTTTGAGAGCACTGTACCGAGGGCAGTTGAGAAAGGAACGACCTTAGTACCTTGATAGACTAAGTCCTTTTCCCAAAGTTGCTTGAATACCCACCAACATGATTCCATGAAAGTTGGGTCCATTGTTTTATAGTCATTTTCAAAATCAACCCAACGGCCAATTCTAGAAACAGTCTTTTCCCACTCATTGGTATAGCGCTGTACAATCCCACGGCATTCGTCGTTGTAGGCCTTAACGCCAAGTTTTTCAACGGCATCTTGAGCAGACATTCCAAGTTTCTTATCAATCTCATGCTCAACTGGAAGACCGTGGCAATCCCAACCAAATCTTCTCTCAACGTAGCGACCCTTCATTGTCCAATATCTTGGAACAATATCTTTAAGAGTAGAGGCCAAGAGGTGACCGTGGTGAGGTAGACCTGTTGCAAATGGAGGTCCGTCATAGAAAATATATGGTTTCTTATCGCGAGTATTTTCTAGGGACTTTTTGAAAATATCATTCTCTTTCCAAAAAGCTAAAATATTGTGTTCATTCTCAACGAATGAAAAACTCTCTTGATTTGAATTCTCTGTCTCTGACACGGAAAAACTCCAGATTTTAATTTCGAAATTAGTGGTTTTAAAGGGCCAAAGATTACCAAATTCTACATGAAATTAATAGCTTATTCTTGCTCCGCGTTCAGATTGGTCAATATTTGCCGAAATCCTACCCTTAGGGTGAGTTTGTTGAATTAAAGTCTCGAAATTCCGATACCTTAGCTATGAGAATACTATTAATACTACTTTTTTCAGCTGCCCTAGCCAAAGTGTCTTTTGCCGACTCAAAGAAGTATCAAAAGAATTACTACTATAAGGGAATGAATAAGAGTCTGGTTGAGTGGGAGAAGCTAGATCCAATAGACTTCTTGGATTACGACTTATGGCTTCGCGATGTAAAGCTAAGAGATAAGTGGCCCGAGTGGGAGAAGACTGTAAGAGAGAAGAGTCAGCGCGAGATCGTTGGCAAGGTTCTTCATTGTGTTGGCAAGTGCCGTTTCTACAGAGGAATTGGATTCTACAATGGGCAATTTAGATCTACGGTCTTAGAGGGTGATGAAATACACACCGATGAAGATAGTTATGCTTGGGTCTTTTTAGTCGATGGAACAATGGTGAGATTATCTCCGTACTCGTCCGTCACATTTAAAGAATTTAATATTGGTGAGAAAACAAATTTCATCCACGCCAGAATCAACTCGGGAAATATTCTCTGGTTGAGTAGAGAGCAGAATAAATTTGTTGAGAATAACGACCGTGAAACTGATGGTCTCTTCTTGCCGATGAAGTTCTACGATGCTCTTCCAACAAGTGAGAGTAATTCTTTCAAAGAAGATGATCTCATTTCTTCTCTTGAAGAAAGTCAAAGTACATTAAATCAATATAAGAGACTTAATAAGTTAATCGAAGAAAATAATAAGAATCTTCCAAAGAGAGAGACTTTCTCATTTCTAGTCACTCCCAATGGATCAATTTCGGGACAGTCCCTTAATGTTGAATTTATTTCTCTTATTGGAAATAAAGGCTACTTAAAAAGACGAAGCTTTTCGCAATTAGGTCTTGCTGGTGATGTACCAGAGCGAAGTGCGAACTTTTACTTTAGAGGGTTTGAGAATAAGTCTACGCCTGAGATTGCAGAGGGAACTTGGTATGAGATAGGAGAGAAGGGAAGAGAGTTTTCAGAAAATGGAGACAATCGACTTTTTCAAATGGGAGAGCTTGTAACAAAGAGGATACCCACTATTTATGTAGCGAGGGAGTTGCTGCTAAAAGAGTATAGTCAGTTCTTTAAAATTTCAGGTAATGCAAAGAAGTTAGCGCATGACTATGGTTACCGTCAGTGGGGAAGTTTTGAAAATCCTAAAAGTGATTTAAGGTTGCGCTTTGAATTCTTGAAAGAATACTCAAGAAGAATGGAGACATCTAATCTCTTGGCCTCAGAGAGACTTAGAGAAAAAATGAAAGCAACTGGCGGAATAAGTAACGATATGGTTTACTCATCTAAGTTCTTTAACTTAGCTCTCGTTGAATATATGAGAGGAGAAAATATTAATTTAAATATAGATAGTGAGAGAGAAGTTCTCAATTCTACTAAAAAGAAATTCTGGAAGATTATAAATGAAATTAAATAAGAAAATGAAATTAATACTCGCAAGCTCAAGCCCTAGAAGAAAAGAACTTCTTGGATGGCTTAATATTCCTTTTGAGATCGTTGGGTCTGGGGTGGAAGAGATTACTGAAAAAACTATTCCAACTGAAGTTGCTACTGATTTAGCTGCTCTAAAGGGAAGAGATATTCTAGGTGTTCTAAGAAAACGCGGCGAGGAGAACC
Proteins encoded in this window:
- a CDS encoding replication-associated recombination protein A codes for the protein MNENNKQNSQSDLFSTTSSATNDAHRDTTHGPLPFRARPESFENYFGQEHIFTRYKFLKEKNFPSLILWGPPGTGKTTLAHILAANSECELYNFNAVLGGVNELKKLITTALQTKADFGREAIIFVDEIHRFNKAQQDALLPYVEQGSFKFIGATTENPRSSVNKALLSRVQIIELKKLSEENLVHIIENVSKKFDIKITTEAIQFIGDYSNGDARNALNILEVIEKSLASKGEELGLETIRPLVLENAREYDRNKDRHYDVISAFIKSMRGSDPNSAILWLAVMLDGGEDPVFIARRLVIFASEDIGNADPTALSVATACLHAVAQIGMPEARINLAQATTYLASTVKSNAAYNAINAALAYVESNQTIQVPDHLKNFPPKDTPKYKYPHSYPHHFVKQDYSPEQTPEFYFPTEIGVEKNIKERLKKLWQS
- the rpsU gene encoding 30S ribosomal protein S21; this translates as MAKDKNYSIYISIDDKLGAERSLRKFKRLCESFGVVREYRKRKEFKKPSIRRIEKLEAAEKRRNKSASKMRRTSKI
- the ileS gene encoding isoleucine--tRNA ligase, with the protein product MSETENSNQESFSFVENEHNILAFWKENDIFKKSLENTRDKKPYIFYDGPPFATGLPHHGHLLASTLKDIVPRYWTMKGRYVERRFGWDCHGLPVEHEIDKKLGMSAQDAVEKLGVKAYNDECRGIVQRYTNEWEKTVSRIGRWVDFENDYKTMDPTFMESCWWVFKQLWEKDLVYQGTKVVPFSTALGTVLSNFEASSNYQDVQDPAITALFKVDGKEDTFFAAWTTTPWTLPSNLCLCVGPEIDYVKVKDEDKNIFIYLGKARLEHYSKKRNLTVVEEMKGSALKGMTYEPLFDFFKEFKEEGAFQILNDDYVTTEDGTGIVHTAPAFGEDDNRIMKEAGIEAIVCPVDDAGKFKATVAPYSGVHVKEADKQIIKDLKDSGKLYEQSVLVHSYPFCPRSNTPLIYKSIPSWYIKVEENVSKLLESNSQINWVPGHIKAGRFGKWLEGARDWAVSRNRVWGTPLPIWKNDVTDKCICVGSIEELKELSGVELEDLHREHADAVTFTIQGEEGTYKRITEVFDCWFESGSMPYAQLHYPFENKEVFDQGYPAEFIAEGLDQTRGWFYTLTVLSTSLFQKPAFKNVIVNGLVMAEDGKKMSKSLRNFTPPDSLMEEYGADALRLYLINSGLVRGEEQRFADSGVKDMVRRALLPWFNAFKFFQTYAEVDGWNVSEHYNEGDNIVDQWVVSKLQTMKRNIAKEMEAYKLYNVVPALFNFIEDLTNWYIRLNRSRFWGEGLNEDKCAAYSTLHYVLTEVSKCMAPFAPFLSEFTYAELKKFNANETMESVHLCDYPVAKEEKIKPMLEDAVDRMQQLILLGRQKRNQVQIKVKTPLASLTIIHKDQELLDEIAKLETYIQTELNIKEIKYSTHEDEFINLFAKPNFKVLGKKLGKRMGQVGKLIQALSAQELAKFEEDGSITLDGEKLISEDIDIFREAKEGTQALSNRFISIDMDVVLTDDLLEEGLAREVVNRIQRQRKDSGLNIDDRINIEFSASDKLKAAIEKHTEYISGETLANSLSSKDSIEGTEYEIEGENLNLSIIRA